One Mycolicibacterium fluoranthenivorans DNA window includes the following coding sequences:
- a CDS encoding RidA family protein → MTDLITRSVPDIDYLSPKLFDDLGIVQTIVANDTVYVSGIAPLTDASGELDVAGTTLTEQLVYVLGVLERSLAAVGVGREGLVAWTIYTTDVPALAECTPILKDWVGAHPPTSTWIGCSGFIHPQQLLELTATAVVS, encoded by the coding sequence ATGACCGATCTGATCACCCGCTCCGTCCCCGATATCGATTACCTCAGCCCGAAACTCTTCGACGATCTGGGCATCGTGCAGACCATCGTCGCCAACGACACCGTGTACGTATCGGGTATCGCGCCGCTGACCGATGCCTCCGGCGAGCTCGACGTGGCGGGTACGACCCTCACCGAACAACTGGTGTACGTGCTCGGCGTACTGGAGCGGTCGCTGGCCGCCGTCGGGGTGGGCCGAGAAGGCTTGGTGGCGTGGACCATCTACACCACCGACGTCCCCGCGCTGGCCGAATGTACGCCCATCCTCAAGGACTGGGTCGGTGCGCACCCGCCGACGAGCACCTGGATCGGCTGCTCGGGTTTCATCCACCCCCAGCAACTGCTGGAACTCACCGCCACCGCCGTCGTCTCCTAG
- a CDS encoding WS/DGAT domain-containing protein, with the protein MSACAKSVAQRLAPADAQMFWMSAKIPNDTFLVFGFDGVPADLDRALDDLVARARTSPDLSQRIEDSSRWRYPSWVPCPADRARFTVHAPGERTWAGCLAAVSAVVHDQLDPRVTPWRLHLFTEIDGIPGTAGPGTVVALQITHALGGGGRTCAPAALMFGRVGDVPPVTPPRIAPLSLPWRSVLAARAYRELVQDTESGLMPAAAPPRPPLRTNAPPAGARAMRTLVRPRSSFSGGTVTVVALAGIAEALAAQLGELGEDVSTLGAEVTMAKAGARQAYNHFGTVGVGLFPELATPERRAAIAGELKARRARAAHPAMRAADRAFAATPAPLLRWGIGKFDPAVRSATVTGNTVMSSVNCGTADFGFGGSPVRVAAAFPGLSPMVGLTHCVTGVGDTLAISVFAAESAIGDIDTYMHRLESIFA; encoded by the coding sequence ATGAGCGCGTGCGCGAAGAGCGTCGCGCAGCGGCTGGCCCCCGCCGACGCTCAGATGTTCTGGATGTCGGCGAAGATCCCCAACGACACCTTCCTGGTGTTCGGGTTCGACGGTGTGCCGGCCGATCTGGACCGGGCACTCGATGATCTGGTCGCGCGGGCCCGCACCAGCCCCGACCTGTCACAGCGTATCGAGGACTCCTCGCGGTGGCGCTACCCGAGTTGGGTGCCGTGCCCGGCCGACCGCGCCCGGTTCACGGTGCATGCGCCCGGCGAGCGCACGTGGGCCGGCTGCCTGGCGGCGGTGAGCGCGGTGGTCCACGATCAGCTCGATCCCCGGGTGACGCCGTGGCGGTTGCACCTGTTCACCGAGATCGACGGGATCCCCGGTACCGCAGGCCCGGGCACGGTCGTGGCGCTGCAGATCACCCACGCCCTCGGCGGCGGGGGACGTACCTGCGCGCCGGCGGCGCTGATGTTCGGCCGGGTGGGCGATGTACCACCGGTGACCCCGCCGCGCATCGCCCCGCTGTCTTTGCCCTGGCGCAGCGTGCTGGCCGCCCGAGCGTACCGAGAGTTGGTGCAGGACACCGAGTCCGGGTTGATGCCGGCGGCTGCCCCGCCGCGGCCGCCGCTTCGCACGAACGCGCCGCCGGCGGGTGCGCGTGCCATGCGGACCCTGGTGCGGCCGCGGTCGTCATTCTCCGGTGGGACGGTCACCGTGGTGGCGCTGGCCGGGATCGCCGAGGCGCTGGCCGCACAGTTGGGCGAGCTGGGGGAGGACGTATCCACTCTGGGTGCGGAGGTGACGATGGCCAAAGCCGGTGCGCGCCAGGCCTACAACCACTTCGGCACAGTCGGTGTGGGTCTGTTTCCGGAGTTGGCGACTCCGGAGCGCCGCGCGGCCATCGCGGGTGAGCTGAAGGCGCGCCGCGCCCGGGCCGCGCACCCGGCGATGCGCGCCGCCGACCGCGCCTTCGCTGCCACGCCGGCGCCGTTGCTACGTTGGGGGATAGGGAAATTCGACCCGGCCGTCCGGTCGGCGACGGTCACCGGGAACACGGTGATGTCCAGCGTGAACTGTGGTACCGCGGATTTCGGGTTCGGTGGATCGCCCGTGCGGGTGGCTGCGGCGTTTCCGGGTCTGTCGCCGATGGTGGGCCTGACCCATTGCGTGACCGGGGTCGGTGACACCCTCGCGATCAGTGTGTTCGCCGCCGAGTCGGCGATCGGCGATATCGACACCTACATGCACCGCTTGGAGTCCATTTTCGCGTGA
- a CDS encoding Mce protein gives MADDAATPEGAVSESATKAEDTTAAEAEPIDTAEDIDAAEDIDAAEAEAGESPAAPVGSERSHVTLALIAGLVLVLALGGLTGWLGFRAYQSKQVDEQRKVFLQVGRQGALNLTTIDFEHADADVQRILDSATGTFYDDFQKRAGPFVEVVKQAKSKSVGTVTEAGLESDTGTEAEVLVAVAVKTSNAGAAEQQPRLWRMRITVQKMGDDVKVSNVEFVP, from the coding sequence ATGGCAGACGATGCTGCTACCCCCGAAGGGGCGGTAAGCGAGTCCGCGACGAAGGCAGAAGACACGACGGCGGCTGAGGCCGAGCCCATCGACACCGCTGAAGACATCGACGCGGCTGAAGACATCGACGCGGCTGAGGCCGAAGCCGGCGAGAGCCCTGCGGCGCCGGTCGGGTCGGAGCGTTCGCACGTGACGCTGGCACTCATCGCGGGTCTGGTCCTGGTGCTGGCGCTCGGCGGGCTCACCGGCTGGCTGGGTTTCCGTGCCTATCAGTCCAAGCAGGTGGATGAGCAGCGCAAGGTCTTCTTGCAGGTGGGCCGCCAGGGCGCGCTGAACCTCACGACGATCGACTTCGAACATGCCGACGCCGATGTGCAACGCATCCTCGACTCGGCCACCGGAACCTTCTACGACGACTTCCAGAAGCGCGCCGGCCCCTTCGTCGAGGTGGTCAAGCAGGCCAAGTCCAAATCGGTCGGCACCGTGACCGAGGCCGGCCTGGAGTCCGATACCGGTACCGAGGCCGAGGTGCTGGTGGCGGTGGCGGTGAAGACCTCCAATGCGGGAGCAGCCGAGCAGCAACCACGGTTGTGGCGGATGCGGATCACCGTGCAGAAGATGGGTGACGACGTGAAGGTGTCCAACGTGGAGTTTGTGCCGTGA
- a CDS encoding MCE family protein, whose translation MVLTRRILLQFAVFTFIAAVAIGIMVFGYMKLPNLLWGAGHYKVTLQLPETGGLYPRSNVTYRGTQVGRVESIHLDERGGVSAILSLTDEVKIPSDLEAQVHSQTAIGELFVELLPRADGGPYLRNGDVIASDRTTVPPDVNSLLDATNRGLDAIPRENLQTAVDEAYQAVGGLGPDLSRLVKGSTALAIDARANLDPITTLIDQSKPVLDTQTDTSGSIRAWASHLATITGQLQSQDQAVRGVLAQGPGAAEELRALFDRLQPTLPVVLANLVNINQVAITYQPALEQLLVLLPQGTATSQAVGTANRNTKQSFKGAYLDLNLNLNLPPPCTTGFLPARQQRVAADVDYPDRPTGDLYCRIPQDAAGNVRGARNLPCETVPGKRAPTVKMCESTENYIPLNDGYNWKGDPNATLSGQAIPQLPPGTPPAQAAPPVPSGAPPPPPIAASEYDPSTGTYVGPDGQVYTQSNLAQSATEEQTWQTMLLPPKGR comes from the coding sequence ATGGTGTTGACGAGACGCATTCTGCTGCAGTTCGCGGTGTTCACGTTCATCGCGGCCGTGGCGATCGGCATCATGGTGTTCGGCTATATGAAGCTGCCGAATCTGCTGTGGGGTGCCGGGCACTACAAGGTGACGCTGCAGCTGCCCGAGACCGGTGGGCTGTACCCGCGCAGCAACGTCACCTATCGCGGTACCCAGGTGGGCCGGGTGGAGAGCATCCATCTCGACGAGCGCGGCGGGGTGAGCGCCATCTTGTCGCTCACCGACGAAGTGAAGATCCCGTCGGACCTCGAAGCCCAGGTGCACAGCCAGACCGCGATCGGCGAACTGTTCGTCGAACTGTTGCCGCGCGCCGACGGGGGACCGTACCTGCGCAACGGTGACGTCATCGCATCCGACCGGACCACCGTGCCGCCGGATGTGAACAGCCTGCTCGACGCGACCAATCGAGGTCTGGACGCCATCCCGCGGGAGAATCTGCAGACCGCCGTCGACGAGGCGTACCAGGCCGTCGGTGGTCTCGGGCCGGATCTGTCCCGTCTGGTCAAGGGCTCCACCGCGCTGGCCATCGACGCGCGCGCGAACCTGGACCCGATCACCACGCTGATCGACCAGTCGAAGCCGGTGCTGGACACGCAGACCGACACCTCCGGCTCCATCCGGGCGTGGGCGTCGCACCTGGCGACCATCACCGGCCAGCTGCAATCCCAGGACCAGGCCGTGCGGGGCGTGCTGGCCCAGGGGCCCGGTGCCGCCGAGGAGCTGCGGGCCCTGTTCGACCGCTTGCAGCCCACCCTTCCGGTGGTGCTGGCCAACCTGGTCAACATCAATCAGGTGGCCATCACCTACCAGCCGGCGCTGGAGCAGCTGCTGGTGCTGCTGCCGCAGGGCACGGCCACCTCACAGGCCGTCGGCACCGCGAACCGCAACACCAAGCAGAGCTTCAAGGGTGCCTATCTGGACCTGAACCTGAACCTGAATCTGCCGCCGCCATGCACCACCGGATTCCTTCCCGCGCGACAGCAGCGGGTCGCCGCCGATGTCGACTATCCCGATCGACCGACCGGCGATCTGTACTGCCGCATCCCGCAGGACGCGGCGGGTAACGTGCGCGGCGCCCGTAACCTGCCGTGTGAAACGGTGCCCGGGAAACGCGCGCCGACGGTGAAGATGTGCGAGAGCACGGAGAACTACATTCCGCTCAACGACGGCTACAACTGGAAGGGCGACCCCAACGCGACATTGTCGGGGCAGGCCATCCCGCAATTGCCGCCGGGAACGCCGCCCGCACAGGCTGCGCCGCCCGTGCCTTCCGGAGCCCCGCCACCACCGCCGATCGCGGCCTCCGAATACGATCCGAGCACCGGCACGTACGTTGGACCCGACGGGCAGGTGTATACCCAGTCGAATCTGGCCCAGAGCGCGACCGAGGAGCAAACATGGCAGACGATGCTGCTACCCCCGAAGGGGCGGTAA
- a CDS encoding MCE family protein encodes MTRLILVLACLALSGCSWQGLNSIPLPGVQGQGAGAYTIKAEMPDVDNLDRNSRVRVDDVTVGNVTDIQRQGWHALVTMKLNADVVLPANATAKIGQTSLLGSQHIELSPPKDAPPQGRLHDGSLIPLANSGAFPTTEQTLAAISLLLNGGGLGNVQDITAAFSQAFTGREADLRSLIDQLNIFIANTNDQKTDIINAASSLNDLVGQVAAQKPVVDKALKTVPDALAVLKDQRDQLAEAVTQLGKFSALAADSANQTKDSLVAELKTLGPTLEQLANAGPALTRSLSFFTTYPFPKETLANWMRGDYANLTLVVDLTLSRLDQGVFTGTRWEGDLTELEMQWGRTIGQLPSPYTAVNPLVVPYRWDQGP; translated from the coding sequence ATGACTCGGCTGATCCTTGTGCTCGCTTGCCTGGCGTTGAGCGGATGCTCGTGGCAGGGCTTGAATTCGATACCGCTGCCCGGTGTGCAGGGGCAGGGGGCGGGTGCCTACACGATCAAGGCCGAGATGCCCGACGTCGACAACCTGGACCGCAATTCGCGGGTTCGGGTCGACGATGTCACCGTCGGCAACGTCACCGACATCCAGCGGCAAGGCTGGCATGCGCTGGTCACCATGAAGCTCAACGCCGATGTGGTGTTGCCGGCCAACGCCACCGCCAAGATCGGCCAGACCAGTCTGCTGGGGTCCCAGCACATCGAACTGTCGCCGCCGAAGGACGCCCCGCCGCAGGGCCGGCTGCACGACGGCTCGCTGATCCCGCTGGCCAACAGCGGTGCCTTCCCGACCACCGAGCAGACGCTGGCCGCAATCTCGTTGCTGCTCAACGGCGGTGGCCTGGGCAACGTGCAGGACATCACCGCGGCGTTCAGTCAGGCGTTCACCGGCCGCGAGGCCGACCTGCGCAGCCTCATCGATCAGCTGAACATCTTCATCGCGAACACCAACGACCAGAAGACCGACATCATCAACGCGGCGTCCAGCCTCAACGATCTGGTGGGTCAGGTCGCCGCGCAGAAACCGGTGGTGGACAAGGCCCTCAAGACGGTGCCGGACGCGCTGGCGGTGCTCAAGGACCAGCGCGACCAGCTGGCCGAGGCGGTGACGCAGCTGGGCAAATTCAGTGCGCTGGCCGCGGACTCGGCCAACCAGACCAAGGATTCCCTTGTCGCCGAACTGAAGACGCTCGGACCGACCTTGGAGCAGTTGGCCAATGCGGGCCCGGCGCTGACCAGGTCGCTGAGCTTCTTCACCACGTATCCCTTCCCGAAGGAGACGCTGGCCAACTGGATGCGCGGCGACTACGCCAACCTCACCCTCGTGGTGGACCTGACGTTGAGCCGGCTCGACCAGGGCGTGTTCACCGGCACCCGGTGGGAGGGTGACCTCACCGAGCTGGAGATGCAGTGGGGCCGTACCATCGGCCAGCTGCCCAGCCCCTACACCGCGGTGAATCCGCTCGTGGTGCCGTATCGCTGGGATCAGGGGCCGTAA
- a CDS encoding MCE family protein: MNAVVNPRNARIGLAVALVILLAAGVYLVTRASDTLNRTNIVAYFENSNGIYVGDDVVILGVPVGRIDKIEPEPQRVKISMHYDNRYKVPAKVNAAILSPMLVTSRAVQLTPTYSGGPVLADGAVIPRERTVVPVEYDDFRKQLQRLTETLQPTEPGGVSTLGAFINTTADNLRGQGASIRDALTKLSQAFSALGDHSTDIFSTVKNLSILVSALQDSTTVMRQLNQNLASVTGLLSDSPNEVGNAVKDLADTVGQVQTFVADNREALGTTSDKLAGVTQTLNDSLADVKQFLHVAPSAFQNYVNIYQPALGAVAAVPALNNFADPISFLCGGIQAASRMGAEESAKLCVQYLAPIVKNRQYNFLPLGLNQFVGAQARPNELTYSEDWMRPDYIPPPGPAPAILPPPVVDPAAPPLPAEAAMVTDPNAGLPGLMVHSGGGS, translated from the coding sequence ATGAACGCAGTGGTCAACCCGCGCAATGCGCGGATCGGGCTGGCGGTGGCGCTGGTGATCCTGCTCGCGGCCGGGGTGTACCTGGTGACCCGGGCCAGCGACACGCTGAACCGGACGAACATCGTCGCGTATTTCGAAAACAGCAACGGCATCTATGTCGGCGACGATGTCGTCATCCTCGGCGTACCGGTGGGCCGGATCGACAAGATCGAACCGGAACCGCAGCGCGTGAAGATCTCGATGCACTACGACAACCGCTACAAGGTGCCGGCCAAGGTCAACGCCGCCATCCTGTCCCCGATGCTGGTGACCTCCCGCGCGGTGCAGCTCACGCCGACGTATTCGGGAGGACCGGTGCTCGCCGACGGTGCGGTGATCCCGCGGGAACGCACGGTGGTGCCGGTCGAGTACGACGATTTCCGTAAACAGTTGCAGCGGTTGACCGAAACCCTGCAGCCGACCGAGCCTGGCGGGGTCAGCACCCTGGGTGCGTTCATCAACACCACCGCGGACAACCTGCGCGGCCAGGGCGCGAGCATCCGGGACGCGCTGACTAAGCTGTCCCAAGCCTTTTCGGCGCTCGGGGATCACAGCACCGATATCTTCAGCACGGTCAAGAACCTGTCGATCCTGGTCTCGGCGCTGCAGGACAGCACCACGGTGATGCGTCAGCTCAATCAGAACCTTGCTTCGGTGACGGGTCTGCTCTCGGACAGCCCGAACGAGGTCGGCAATGCCGTGAAGGATCTGGCCGACACCGTCGGGCAGGTGCAGACATTCGTGGCGGACAACCGCGAAGCGCTCGGTACCACCTCGGACAAGCTGGCCGGGGTGACGCAGACGCTCAACGACAGCCTCGCCGACGTCAAGCAGTTCCTGCATGTGGCACCCTCGGCATTCCAGAACTACGTGAACATCTACCAGCCGGCCCTGGGCGCGGTCGCGGCCGTGCCGGCGCTGAACAATTTCGCCGACCCGATCTCGTTCCTGTGCGGTGGAATTCAGGCGGCCTCCCGGATGGGTGCCGAGGAGTCGGCCAAGCTGTGCGTGCAGTACCTGGCGCCGATCGTGAAGAACCGTCAGTACAACTTCCTGCCCCTCGGGCTGAACCAGTTCGTCGGTGCGCAGGCCCGCCCCAACGAGCTCACCTACTCCGAGGACTGGATGCGGCCGGACTACATCCCGCCCCCGGGTCCCGCGCCCGCGATCCTGCCGCCACCGGTGGTTGATCCCGCTGCGCCCCCGCTGCCTGCCGAGGCAGCGATGGTGACCGACCCGAACGCCGGCCTGCCGGGTCTGATGGTGCACAGCGGCGGTGGCTCATGA
- a CDS encoding MCE family protein, which translates to MKSFSERNQFVVGAIGLAVFAAIVLGALNYDKLPLLDRGKNYSAYFAEAGGLRNGAAVQVSGMRVGHVTAVELDGQQVLVKFKIDDGVRIGDRSEAAVKTKSLLGTKILEVSPRGDGSLTSAIPLDRTTPAYQLPDALGDLAATVSGLNTDQLSDSLRVLSETFADTPPELKVAVEGVARFSQTLNERDAQLRGLLTNANTATTVLAQRSDQIVGLVRNTNALLAELQGQSAALDSLSGNISALSQQVQGLIAENKTTLRPALDKLNGVLTILDNRKDRLKKALPLLNSYAMSLGESVSSGPFFKTYIVNLLPGQFVQPFVDAAFSDLGLDPHVLLPSQRTDPQLGQPGTPAMPLPFPRTGQGGEPRMNLPDAITGNPGDQGCGPPGLPLPGPTGCYPYREPIPPGPPGGPPPGPPAIAPPGIASTPTPFPSPVLVPAPGEPAPAQSNGASAVTGQSGAGQ; encoded by the coding sequence ATGAAGTCCTTCTCCGAACGTAACCAGTTCGTCGTCGGGGCCATCGGCCTGGCGGTGTTCGCCGCGATCGTGCTGGGCGCACTCAACTACGACAAGCTGCCGCTGCTCGACCGCGGCAAGAACTACTCGGCCTATTTCGCCGAGGCCGGCGGTCTGCGAAACGGTGCCGCCGTTCAGGTTTCGGGTATGCGCGTGGGGCATGTGACGGCGGTGGAACTGGACGGCCAGCAGGTGCTGGTCAAATTCAAGATCGACGACGGGGTGCGCATCGGCGACCGCAGCGAGGCCGCGGTCAAGACGAAAAGCCTGCTCGGTACCAAGATCCTGGAGGTCTCGCCGCGCGGTGACGGATCGTTGACGTCCGCCATCCCGCTGGACCGCACCACGCCCGCTTACCAATTGCCGGATGCGCTGGGTGATCTGGCCGCGACCGTCAGTGGCCTGAACACCGACCAGCTCTCGGACTCGTTGCGGGTGCTGTCGGAGACCTTCGCCGATACGCCGCCGGAGCTCAAGGTGGCCGTCGAGGGGGTGGCCCGGTTCTCCCAGACCCTCAACGAGCGCGACGCCCAGTTGCGCGGGTTGCTGACGAACGCCAACACGGCCACCACGGTGCTGGCCCAGCGCAGCGACCAGATCGTCGGCCTGGTCCGCAACACCAACGCGCTGCTGGCCGAGCTGCAGGGGCAAAGCGCTGCGCTGGACAGTCTTTCGGGCAACATTTCGGCATTGAGTCAGCAGGTGCAGGGGCTGATCGCGGAGAACAAGACCACGCTGAGGCCGGCACTGGACAAGCTCAACGGCGTGCTGACCATCCTGGACAACCGCAAGGACCGGCTGAAGAAGGCGTTGCCGCTGCTCAACTCCTATGCGATGTCCCTCGGTGAGTCGGTCAGCTCGGGCCCGTTCTTCAAGACCTATATCGTCAACCTGCTTCCGGGGCAGTTCGTCCAGCCCTTCGTCGACGCGGCCTTCTCCGATCTGGGTCTGGACCCCCATGTACTGCTGCCTTCGCAGCGCACCGACCCGCAGCTCGGCCAGCCCGGCACCCCAGCCATGCCGTTGCCGTTCCCGCGGACCGGCCAGGGCGGCGAGCCGCGGATGAACCTGCCCGACGCCATCACCGGTAACCCCGGCGACCAGGGTTGCGGGCCGCCCGGGCTGCCGTTGCCGGGACCCACCGGCTGCTATCCCTACCGGGAACCCATCCCGCCGGGACCGCCGGGCGGACCGCCGCCGGGACCGCCGGCGATCGCCCCGCCGGGGATCGCCTCCACGCCAACGCCGTTCCCCAGCCCGGTGCTGGTCCCCGCGCCGGGTGAACCCGCCCCCGCGCAGTCGAACGGGGCGAGTGCAGTGACAGGACAATCGGGGGCCGGCCAATGA
- a CDS encoding MCE family protein, producing MKDNLVGAIWRLAIFLAVCILGVFGLFAIFAQLRFGESSHAYKALFANASGMQEGDFVRIAGVEVGKVGAMRIQDDGTVLAEFTADDSVVLTEGSRAVIRYDDLIGGRYLALQEGAGDTKKLKPGDTIPLARTAPALDLDALIGGFRPLFRALDPTQVNALSGQLISALQGQGATIGSFLTQTAALTNTLADRDQLIGEVIVNLNTVMGSLGDQNKQFAKGIDGLAQLLDTLSARRTDIANGVAYASAAAGSVADLLSQARPPLVKTVHETDRAAGIVVADHDYFDNLLNTLPDSYQILARQGIYGDFFSFYLCDIILKLNGKGGQPVYVKAAGQDSGRCTPR from the coding sequence ATGAAAGACAATCTGGTAGGCGCGATCTGGCGCCTCGCCATATTCCTGGCCGTATGCATCCTGGGCGTCTTCGGGTTGTTCGCGATCTTCGCGCAGCTGCGGTTCGGTGAGTCCTCGCACGCCTACAAGGCATTGTTCGCCAATGCCTCGGGCATGCAGGAGGGCGATTTCGTGCGGATCGCCGGTGTCGAGGTCGGCAAGGTCGGCGCCATGCGCATCCAGGATGACGGCACGGTGCTGGCCGAGTTCACCGCCGACGATTCGGTGGTGCTGACCGAGGGCAGCCGCGCGGTGATCCGGTACGACGACCTGATCGGTGGGCGCTACCTGGCGCTGCAGGAGGGCGCAGGGGATACCAAGAAGCTCAAGCCCGGTGACACGATTCCGCTGGCCCGCACCGCACCCGCGCTCGACCTGGATGCGTTGATCGGTGGTTTCCGGCCGCTGTTCCGTGCGCTGGATCCCACTCAGGTCAATGCGCTGTCGGGTCAGTTGATCAGCGCGCTGCAGGGGCAGGGCGCGACCATCGGATCGTTCCTGACTCAGACGGCCGCGCTGACCAATACGCTGGCCGACCGCGACCAGTTGATCGGTGAGGTGATCGTCAACCTGAATACCGTAATGGGCTCCCTCGGTGATCAGAACAAGCAGTTCGCCAAGGGCATCGACGGACTGGCGCAGCTGCTGGACACGCTGTCGGCGAGGCGCACCGATATCGCCAACGGCGTCGCCTACGCGAGCGCCGCCGCCGGCAGTGTGGCCGACCTGCTGTCACAGGCGCGGCCGCCACTGGTCAAGACGGTGCACGAAACCGACCGTGCCGCAGGCATCGTCGTCGCCGATCACGACTACTTCGACAACCTGCTCAACACGCTGCCGGACTCGTATCAGATCCTGGCCCGCCAGGGCATCTACGGTGATTTCTTCAGCTTCTACCTGTGCGACATCATCTTGAAGCTCAACGGCAAGGGCGGGCAGCCGGTGTATGTGAAGGCGGCCGGGCAGGACAGCGGGCGGTGTACGCCGCGATGA
- a CDS encoding MCE family protein codes for MDHFSRDKGLAPGWWTLILAAFVVASVWLSYALFTGDLKSSVPVTLTSDRSGLVMETNAKVKMRGVQVGKVTAISGGNTESSAPVSLRLDIDPDQIRYIPANVEARIRATTIFGAKFVDLVYPDQPSPQRLKSGQVIKSLNVTTEVNTVFGNLVGVLDKIDTAKLNAVLSALAEGVRGQGERIGQATTDANQVLLAINPRSAAIRADWQSLQGFSDAYSGAAQDILSTLDAASTTAVTVTSQAKQLDALLLATTGFSNKGIELLAPNQANLIKAINTLQPTTDLLYKYNPEYTCMLIGAQYLLEHGGYEATGGNGKSFILDTGIRLGNDPYKFPENLPIVGAKGGPGGKPGCGSLPVVDKNWPVRQLITNTGFGTGVDWRPNPGIAFPMYGNYLPVTRAVPEPPSIRNTFGGPAPGPIPGPGAPAYGAPLYAPDGTPLWPGLPPAPPPGAPRDPGATPGSEPFVVAAPGVQPTPLPPVPLPEEAAPAP; via the coding sequence ATGGATCATTTCTCTCGCGACAAGGGTCTGGCGCCCGGCTGGTGGACGCTGATCCTGGCGGCGTTCGTGGTCGCCTCGGTGTGGCTGTCGTATGCGTTGTTCACCGGCGACCTGAAGTCCTCCGTACCGGTGACGCTCACCTCGGACCGCTCCGGTCTGGTGATGGAAACCAACGCCAAGGTGAAGATGCGCGGCGTGCAAGTGGGCAAGGTGACCGCCATCTCCGGTGGCAACACCGAGAGTTCGGCACCGGTGTCGCTGCGCCTGGACATCGATCCCGACCAGATCCGGTACATCCCGGCCAATGTGGAGGCCCGGATTCGGGCCACCACCATCTTCGGCGCCAAGTTCGTCGACCTGGTGTACCCCGATCAACCCAGCCCCCAGCGGCTGAAGTCCGGGCAGGTGATCAAGTCGCTCAACGTCACCACCGAGGTGAACACCGTCTTCGGCAACCTGGTCGGCGTGCTGGACAAGATCGATACCGCCAAGCTCAACGCGGTGCTCTCGGCGCTGGCCGAAGGTGTCCGCGGGCAGGGCGAGCGCATCGGTCAGGCCACGACCGATGCCAATCAGGTACTCCTGGCGATCAACCCGCGCAGTGCGGCCATCCGCGCGGATTGGCAGTCACTGCAGGGCTTCAGCGACGCGTACAGCGGTGCGGCACAGGACATCCTGTCCACGCTCGACGCCGCCAGCACCACCGCGGTGACCGTCACCAGCCAGGCCAAACAGCTCGATGCGCTGCTGCTGGCCACCACCGGGTTCTCCAACAAGGGCATCGAGCTGCTCGCCCCCAACCAGGCCAACCTGATCAAGGCGATCAACACACTGCAGCCGACCACCGATCTGCTCTACAAGTACAACCCCGAGTACACCTGCATGCTGATCGGCGCCCAATACCTGCTGGAACACGGTGGCTACGAAGCCACCGGCGGCAACGGCAAGTCGTTCATCCTCGACACCGGCATCCGCCTGGGCAACGACCCGTACAAGTTCCCGGAGAACCTGCCGATAGTGGGCGCCAAGGGCGGACCCGGAGGTAAGCCGGGGTGTGGTTCGCTGCCGGTGGTCGACAAGAATTGGCCGGTACGCCAGCTCATCACCAACACCGGCTTCGGTACCGGCGTGGACTGGCGGCCCAATCCGGGCATCGCGTTCCCGATGTACGGCAACTACCTGCCGGTCACCCGCGCGGTCCCCGAACCCCCGAGCATTCGCAACACCTTCGGCGGTCCGGCGCCTGGTCCGATTCCGGGCCCGGGTGCCCCGGCGTACGGTGCACCGCTGTACGCACCCGATGGCACGCCGCTGTGGCCGGGCCTGCCGCCCGCACCGCCGCCGGGCGCTCCGCGGGACCCGGGCGCGACCCCGGGCTCGGAACCGTTCGTGGTCGCCGCCCCGGGCGTGCAGCCGACACCGCTGCCCCCTGTACCGCTGCCGGAGGAGGCCGCCCCCGCACCGTAG